A part of Paenibacillus sp. IHBB 10380 genomic DNA contains:
- a CDS encoding LLM class flavin-dependent oxidoreductase: MARQKQLKLGAIIHGVGGNPAAWKHPDVPSDASVNFKYYKEQALTAEEGKFDLVFIADGLYITEKSIPHFLNRFEPITILSALAASTSNIGLVGTLSTSYSEPFTVARQFSSIDHISGGRAGWNLVTSPLEGSAKNFSKADHPSHPERYKIADEYLEVTRGLWDSWEDDAFVRDKASGVFFDPEKLHTLNHKGEFFSIQGPLNIARSKQGQPVIFQAGSSEDGKELAGKGADAVFTGHGTIEEAKAFYADVKRRAVAHGRSPDEVLIFPGIGPIVGRTEEDAERKYQEIASLVTIENALDYLGRFFEHHDFSQYPLDEPFPELGDLGSNSFRSGTDKIKQDAKEHHLTLRQVALRSLTPRGNFIGTPEKIADLVQQWFEEEAADGFIIGSNVPNGLNDFVELVVPILQERGIYRTEYEADTLRGNLGLAVPENRYAKKKVTSEV; this comes from the coding sequence ATGGCTAGACAAAAACAATTAAAGCTTGGAGCGATCATTCACGGAGTGGGCGGTAACCCCGCAGCTTGGAAACATCCAGATGTTCCCTCGGATGCTAGCGTGAATTTCAAATATTACAAAGAACAGGCATTGACGGCAGAGGAAGGAAAGTTTGATCTGGTCTTCATTGCAGATGGTCTCTATATTACGGAGAAGTCAATTCCTCACTTCTTAAATCGCTTCGAACCGATCACGATCTTGTCGGCGCTGGCAGCTTCTACATCTAATATTGGTTTGGTGGGTACGCTCTCGACATCTTACAGTGAACCTTTCACCGTTGCTCGACAATTCTCTTCTATTGATCACATTAGCGGGGGGCGTGCCGGGTGGAATCTAGTAACCTCACCGCTTGAGGGTTCTGCTAAAAACTTCAGTAAAGCGGATCACCCCTCTCATCCCGAACGCTATAAGATTGCTGATGAATATCTGGAGGTGACTAGAGGGTTATGGGATTCATGGGAAGACGATGCCTTCGTTCGTGACAAAGCATCGGGTGTTTTCTTCGATCCTGAGAAGCTACATACGTTGAACCATAAGGGAGAGTTCTTCTCTATACAAGGACCTTTGAACATTGCTCGCTCTAAGCAAGGGCAGCCGGTCATATTTCAAGCCGGATCATCGGAAGATGGTAAGGAGCTGGCAGGTAAAGGTGCAGATGCGGTATTTACAGGTCATGGAACGATAGAGGAAGCTAAAGCTTTTTATGCAGATGTCAAAAGAAGAGCTGTGGCTCACGGACGCTCACCTGACGAAGTTCTTATATTCCCTGGTATTGGGCCTATTGTGGGCCGGACGGAAGAAGATGCAGAGCGTAAATATCAGGAAATAGCGAGTCTAGTTACGATAGAGAATGCACTTGACTATTTGGGACGTTTCTTTGAACATCACGACTTCTCACAATATCCGCTGGATGAACCGTTCCCGGAATTAGGTGACTTAGGAAGTAATAGTTTCCGTAGCGGTACCGACAAGATCAAACAAGATGCCAAAGAGCACCATTTAACGCTTCGTCAAGTTGCATTAAGATCCTTAACCCCGAGAGGGAACTTCATAGGTACACCTGAGAAGATAGCAGACCTTGTTCAGCAGTGGTTTGAGGAAGAAGCGGCCGACGGATTTATTATTGGCTCTAATGTTCCGAATGGATTGAATGATTTTGTCGAGCTCGTCGTCCCTATTCTACAAGAGCGTGGAATTTACCGTACAGAGTACGAAGCAGATACGTTACGCGGTAATTTAGGCTTGGCTGTTCCAGAGAATCGTTACGCTAAGAAGAAGGTTACCTCAGAAGTCTAA
- a CDS encoding S-layer homology domain-containing protein: MNRRSKVRRNVSILMLSSMMLSALAPASFAAGTDDMAPIIVPAPTGVEMKNDALAPAQEPQEAGHQHLQIQHTPSNIIPELQDVTVSALIKGDSQPWMGYIQYSIDGNNETSIPLTPEGTEIDTYTATISGAMISGDELTYTITALDEQSKLIQSSTYSINIEANQVDQANPLNVTGSLVPPLLITEMVPDTSDLPGTKTDAYEFVEVYNNTDQDLNFKDYSFFYNGKDTWTPIEDKDMIIPAHSPAVFWIMNGSNNQVTLEDFNQNYAGSALVEGQNLFRILGGAGMANGSPRSLVIKDNNGNPLVTATYEAAHVKVNQGIFFKHPAVGSTNMVVMSHSGQLPATPGVTEPEQLTPVIVEEGNKIDITHTPAVSVDVKDLEITAQVVNPIVNSDGTKAPVLLLYKTPSQTRYTSTTMVDTKGTGEYTATIPASVLTESSLEYRIQVQSTEKAYTSQINMPAFDSTKAPTLLITELVPNTTNVPTTSSDAYEFIEVYNNTDQSVNFKNYKLYYRYPDKGASSDVVWPSTKEDFEIPSKQSVVLWVKNSVNSPYTTESFNQFYNTNLIADQTLFTIQSDGMANSGRRAIVIKTNTGKEISAAYYDADTVYEGSTKGDETKEDKALVYAYPVNGSTVMLKTSSATQAPTPGTIIATQVPVEPVHVEIDNIPPTIQDLTGLQAIDQANNLELKADAKDNRAVTSVEVYIRSDKQVEYVKHNLSEDFNDTMYHYKISSADLIGRNHIEYYFVVSDGMNETTSDVVKVSVTGGPDQSPLRLNVKDNEMIKGTHTIKGTAQVAGTDALKLSIDGKLLPEANLFSELENDAYFVFDATNVDYYFKNAVTMGPPELEDKTILYTFMDPITSYTTLSFPISADRLKVGNDNVIYVRAGSKTSPFDKRPEENKDDFEIKNVRLLLADGTEIWDAAYTERDKQIKMGDSVGKYESIGFRFDLKAAQVNSKAYSWNTTTATDGPHRITVASGANEVSSNVIVDNTAPTIKPSVAEGKEYRGTITLDATIHDVLSGVDKSEVRLDDQIIELPYTTSSGQMTGGAHKLYIKATDKVGNSAEVNVNFNVPDENPLAPQLISPTHGQTNVGSSANLTVKVQDPTSDLMNVFFYKGFKYDGNRAEGFTGYTNASVTEPPKEMAPAGEQALTPDDYKKIRAVDGEYLVNESVEKFPYQRFEVKLDPSIKGSDRVEIDWKGKSLEGRKVSLYAWSPSSQKWMPLDHVIAGIEDFELHAVVKAGDYASGQIIQVMVQDEIAAQTDTVATATTNKPTPETQDPYDFSFVWMSDTQYYSQSYPKIYQNIVNWIVDQKEKMNIKYVIHTGDVVDKSYQEYQWQEADKDMKVLEDAQIPYGVLAGNHDVGHQDNDYTKFQQYFGEDRFKNNSTFAGSYENNRGHYDLVSSNGNDFIVVYMGWGLGDKEIDWMNEIVAKYPERKAILCLHEYMLVSNNRAPIADKIFEKVVKPNKNVIAALSGHYHDAQLKVDELDDNGDGVADRKVFQMLADYQGAPEGGLGYIRLMQFDMKNNKLHIKTYSPHLDDYNFYDPQENPNKDEFTLDLDLQPKTKQVATDYIGVKIYTDELIGSNSEVHSGSETSVKWMNLSANSYQQWYTKAEDQNSGSTLSDIWGFYTGVTDGGVHPEVPGDGGNTGSGSGSSNQGTGTSPIPVPPTTEPAQGVIILTPSVDGIYKAEQAVLDKAITGAVNGKVVIKLNNKSSQGTAPVVQLPTASIQKAKNNNLSIIIIAPELTVTLSAASLPEHLNDADLLVLRMDTTMNASMKKAINQSMGSSKEYRLSGLVYTLNMVKIKGQTETEVHELMGPVTIERTWPSEPKNSLNTEYAGVYYLNGAKPEYMGGIFSGNTVTFTTNHFSSFAVLEYHKPFTDVNGSWADEYIGKLTAKHIINGIDENHYGPQLNVTRADFVTLAIRVLGLNTKAVEAEGSFSDVPAHAYYADSVAQASALGLIQGNGGKFRPKDTISREESAVILMKMSDYMKLSSGGSSSPTFADMSHVSVWAKEAVSKVNELGLMNGKGNHTFDPQGNVTRAEIAKMIYVLLNK; the protein is encoded by the coding sequence TTGAACAGGAGAAGTAAGGTAAGACGTAATGTATCCATTCTAATGTTAAGCAGTATGATGCTAAGCGCCTTGGCACCTGCTAGTTTTGCCGCAGGAACAGACGATATGGCGCCCATTATTGTACCTGCTCCAACAGGCGTTGAAATGAAAAATGATGCACTTGCTCCAGCACAGGAACCGCAAGAGGCTGGCCACCAACATCTACAAATTCAGCATACCCCATCTAATATCATACCGGAACTTCAGGATGTCACAGTATCAGCCCTTATTAAGGGAGATTCACAGCCGTGGATGGGTTATATACAATATTCCATTGACGGTAACAATGAAACATCCATTCCATTAACGCCGGAAGGAACAGAGATAGACACTTACACGGCTACCATCTCAGGCGCTATGATATCCGGCGACGAATTGACGTACACGATTACAGCGCTTGATGAACAGTCCAAGCTTATTCAATCTTCTACATATTCGATAAACATCGAGGCTAATCAGGTAGATCAAGCTAATCCGCTAAATGTTACTGGTTCTCTAGTTCCGCCACTACTGATTACCGAGATGGTTCCGGATACAAGCGATCTTCCAGGAACGAAGACCGATGCTTATGAGTTCGTAGAAGTGTATAACAATACAGATCAAGATTTGAACTTTAAGGATTATTCCTTCTTCTACAACGGTAAGGACACGTGGACACCTATCGAAGACAAGGACATGATTATTCCAGCTCATAGTCCAGCTGTGTTCTGGATCATGAATGGAAGTAACAATCAGGTAACATTGGAGGACTTTAATCAAAACTATGCTGGATCTGCACTCGTAGAAGGGCAGAATCTGTTCCGCATTCTCGGTGGAGCCGGCATGGCTAATGGTAGCCCCAGAAGTCTAGTGATTAAAGACAACAATGGGAATCCACTTGTGACCGCAACCTATGAGGCAGCACATGTCAAAGTAAATCAAGGGATATTCTTCAAGCATCCAGCTGTTGGAAGCACAAACATGGTTGTTATGAGTCATTCAGGCCAGCTACCGGCAACACCAGGGGTGACCGAACCTGAGCAGCTCACGCCAGTTATAGTTGAAGAAGGTAATAAGATAGATATCACACATACGCCTGCTGTATCTGTTGACGTGAAGGATCTCGAGATTACAGCTCAGGTTGTGAATCCCATTGTGAATTCAGACGGGACTAAGGCTCCCGTACTTCTGCTGTACAAAACACCTTCTCAAACCAGATATACATCCACAACAATGGTGGATACGAAAGGTACAGGAGAGTATACAGCGACAATTCCAGCATCTGTTCTTACGGAATCCAGCCTTGAATATAGAATCCAAGTTCAGTCCACAGAGAAGGCTTACACCTCTCAAATAAACATGCCGGCATTTGACTCGACAAAGGCACCAACGCTGTTGATTACAGAACTCGTGCCTAATACGACAAACGTGCCTACTACTTCTTCAGATGCATATGAGTTTATCGAGGTATACAACAATACCGATCAATCGGTTAATTTCAAAAACTATAAACTTTATTATCGCTACCCAGACAAAGGCGCATCTAGTGATGTAGTATGGCCATCCACCAAGGAGGATTTTGAAATTCCGTCCAAACAATCGGTTGTGCTGTGGGTTAAGAACAGCGTAAACTCGCCCTATACAACGGAGAGTTTTAACCAGTTTTACAATACTAACCTTATTGCGGATCAAACGTTGTTTACGATTCAAAGTGATGGAATGGCCAACTCTGGCAGACGTGCGATCGTAATTAAAACAAATACAGGTAAAGAAATATCTGCAGCTTACTACGATGCGGATACAGTATATGAAGGCAGTACAAAAGGTGACGAGACGAAGGAAGATAAAGCTCTCGTATATGCTTATCCCGTAAACGGAAGTACGGTCATGCTCAAGACGAGCTCGGCAACACAAGCACCTACACCGGGAACGATCATAGCTACTCAGGTTCCAGTTGAACCGGTTCATGTGGAGATAGATAATATACCTCCAACAATTCAAGATCTAACGGGTCTGCAGGCGATTGATCAGGCAAATAACTTAGAACTAAAAGCAGATGCCAAGGATAACCGAGCAGTGACATCGGTCGAAGTCTATATTCGTTCTGACAAACAAGTAGAGTATGTTAAGCATAATCTGTCAGAAGATTTCAACGATACAATGTATCACTATAAGATTTCTTCTGCTGATCTGATCGGAAGAAATCACATTGAATATTACTTCGTTGTTTCCGATGGAATGAATGAGACCACATCGGACGTTGTGAAAGTGTCAGTTACAGGCGGTCCCGACCAGTCACCTCTTCGACTCAACGTAAAAGACAATGAAATGATTAAAGGTACCCACACGATTAAAGGAACAGCTCAAGTCGCAGGCACGGATGCATTGAAGCTGAGCATTGATGGTAAGTTGCTACCCGAGGCGAATCTGTTCTCCGAGCTGGAGAACGATGCTTATTTTGTTTTCGATGCGACCAATGTTGATTATTACTTCAAAAATGCTGTGACGATGGGACCACCAGAGCTCGAAGATAAAACGATTCTATACACGTTTATGGATCCGATCACTTCCTATACAACACTCTCTTTCCCGATCAGTGCCGATCGTCTGAAGGTCGGTAATGATAATGTAATTTATGTTCGGGCAGGCTCCAAGACATCACCATTCGATAAGCGTCCAGAGGAGAATAAGGATGATTTCGAAATTAAAAATGTAAGATTGCTCCTTGCGGATGGCACCGAAATTTGGGATGCAGCCTATACTGAGCGGGACAAACAGATCAAAATGGGAGATTCGGTGGGCAAGTATGAATCCATCGGTTTCCGATTCGACTTAAAGGCAGCGCAGGTTAACTCCAAAGCCTATTCATGGAATACAACAACAGCTACGGACGGACCGCATCGGATAACCGTGGCGAGTGGTGCGAACGAGGTTAGTTCCAATGTCATCGTGGATAATACAGCACCGACCATTAAGCCATCCGTTGCAGAAGGTAAAGAATATCGCGGGACCATAACACTGGATGCAACCATTCATGATGTTTTGTCAGGTGTAGATAAGTCTGAAGTCAGACTTGACGATCAGATCATAGAGCTACCCTACACGACTTCGTCCGGTCAGATGACGGGAGGAGCACATAAGTTATACATCAAAGCAACAGACAAAGTCGGGAACTCCGCTGAAGTCAACGTGAATTTTAACGTGCCTGACGAGAATCCGCTTGCCCCACAGCTAATCAGTCCAACTCATGGACAGACTAATGTGGGTAGTAGCGCAAATCTTACAGTGAAGGTTCAGGATCCGACCAGCGATCTAATGAATGTCTTCTTCTATAAAGGGTTTAAATATGACGGTAACCGCGCAGAGGGATTTACGGGTTACACAAACGCGTCTGTCACTGAGCCTCCTAAAGAAATGGCTCCAGCTGGCGAACAGGCACTTACCCCGGATGACTACAAGAAGATCCGTGCAGTAGATGGGGAGTATCTTGTAAATGAATCCGTAGAGAAGTTCCCCTACCAACGCTTTGAAGTCAAGTTGGACCCATCCATTAAAGGATCGGACCGTGTGGAGATCGACTGGAAGGGTAAATCCTTAGAAGGACGTAAGGTCAGCCTGTATGCATGGAGCCCGTCATCGCAAAAATGGATGCCACTCGATCATGTCATTGCCGGAATAGAAGATTTCGAATTACACGCGGTCGTGAAGGCAGGCGATTATGCAAGCGGTCAGATCATTCAAGTAATGGTGCAGGATGAGATTGCAGCACAGACCGATACAGTAGCAACTGCAACTACTAATAAACCAACACCGGAAACTCAGGATCCCTATGACTTCTCATTCGTGTGGATGTCTGACACCCAGTACTATTCTCAGAGCTATCCGAAGATTTATCAGAATATCGTGAACTGGATCGTTGATCAGAAGGAAAAAATGAATATTAAATATGTCATTCACACAGGTGACGTCGTGGATAAGTCCTATCAGGAATATCAATGGCAAGAAGCGGATAAGGATATGAAGGTCCTTGAAGACGCTCAAATTCCTTACGGCGTTCTAGCTGGTAATCATGACGTAGGTCATCAGGATAATGACTATACGAAGTTTCAACAATATTTTGGTGAAGATCGTTTTAAGAACAATTCAACATTCGCAGGCTCCTATGAAAACAACCGCGGACATTATGATCTAGTATCCTCTAACGGAAATGATTTCATAGTAGTCTATATGGGTTGGGGACTAGGAGACAAGGAAATCGATTGGATGAATGAGATCGTAGCCAAATATCCAGAACGTAAAGCGATTCTCTGTCTGCATGAATACATGCTCGTATCCAATAACCGGGCGCCGATTGCCGATAAGATTTTTGAAAAAGTGGTTAAACCGAATAAAAATGTCATCGCAGCATTGTCAGGACATTATCATGATGCTCAGTTGAAAGTGGACGAGCTGGATGATAACGGGGACGGGGTAGCCGATCGTAAAGTATTCCAGATGCTAGCCGACTACCAAGGAGCTCCTGAAGGCGGACTCGGATATATCCGTCTGATGCAGTTCGATATGAAGAATAACAAGCTTCACATCAAGACATACTCGCCACATTTGGACGACTATAATTTCTATGATCCACAAGAAAACCCGAACAAAGACGAATTCACGCTGGATCTAGATCTTCAACCGAAAACCAAGCAAGTTGCGACAGACTACATCGGAGTGAAGATCTATACGGATGAATTAATCGGCTCTAATTCGGAAGTACACAGCGGTTCTGAGACTTCTGTGAAATGGATGAACCTAAGTGCAAACAGCTACCAGCAATGGTATACAAAGGCTGAGGACCAGAACAGCGGAAGTACACTGTCAGATATCTGGGGCTTCTATACAGGAGTTACTGACGGCGGCGTACATCCGGAGGTTCCTGGAGATGGCGGCAATACAGGTAGTGGGAGCGGATCGTCTAATCAGGGAACGGGGACATCCCCTATACCGGTGCCACCAACGACAGAGCCAGCTCAAGGGGTTATCATCCTCACCCCATCCGTTGATGGAATTTATAAAGCAGAACAGGCTGTTCTGGATAAGGCTATTACAGGTGCAGTGAATGGTAAAGTCGTGATTAAGCTGAATAATAAGTCTAGTCAAGGAACCGCGCCTGTGGTTCAGTTACCGACAGCCAGCATTCAAAAGGCGAAGAACAACAACCTGTCCATTATTATTATTGCACCAGAATTAACTGTGACACTGTCTGCAGCCTCACTACCGGAACATCTAAACGATGCGGATCTTCTAGTCCTCCGGATGGATACGACTATGAATGCTTCTATGAAAAAAGCCATTAACCAGTCTATGGGTAGCAGCAAAGAATATAGGTTGTCGGGCCTTGTATACACACTCAACATGGTTAAGATTAAAGGACAAACAGAAACAGAAGTACATGAATTAATGGGTCCAGTTACTATTGAAAGAACTTGGCCTAGTGAACCAAAGAATTCGCTGAATACCGAGTATGCGGGAGTATATTACTTAAATGGTGCGAAGCCCGAATATATGGGTGGCATCTTTAGTGGCAATACGGTAACCTTTACGACGAATCATTTCTCATCATTTGCAGTATTGGAGTACCACAAACCGTTTACTGATGTGAATGGAAGCTGGGCAGATGAATATATCGGCAAGCTCACAGCGAAACATATCATCAACGGTATAGATGAGAATCACTACGGTCCGCAGCTGAACGTGACGAGAGCTGACTTTGTTACTTTGGCTATACGTGTATTAGGACTGAATACCAAGGCTGTAGAAGCTGAAGGCTCATTCTCAGATGTACCTGCCCATGCTTATTATGCTGACTCCGTAGCGCAAGCGTCAGCGCTCGGCCTAATCCAAGGAAACGGCGGAAAGTTCCGTCCAAAGGATACGATCAGTCGTGAGGAATCCGCAGTGATTCTGATGAAAATGTCGGATTACATGAAAC